The Parashewanella tropica genome window below encodes:
- a CDS encoding MBL fold metallo-hydrolase produces the protein MYKNLKSLAVLISFSLLSTQSIAASQCDNLKVQTLGAGGPEVSDGLASASFLVWVNGKAKVMVDAGGGSSLNFEKSGAKFTDIDAMLFTHLHVDHSAALPVYIKAGYFTNPTQALNIYGPTGSGDFPSTTTWIKGLFDNNPAHVYSYLNDNINQQRSTQFLVDPHNVKPKNTVWHENLKDGIKISAINVNHGPVPALAWRIDYKQCSVTFSGDMSGTSGNLPKLAYKTNLLVANNAIPHAASRIAKRLHMTPETIGKLANESHAKQLALAHFMNRTINRKNESVSFIQKEYSGKVSLVQELKFIEIK, from the coding sequence ATGTATAAGAATTTAAAAAGCTTAGCTGTCTTAATCTCCTTCTCCCTATTATCAACCCAATCCATAGCAGCCTCTCAATGTGATAATCTGAAAGTACAAACGCTCGGTGCTGGCGGTCCTGAAGTCTCTGATGGTTTAGCGTCAGCTTCATTTCTCGTTTGGGTAAATGGCAAAGCGAAAGTCATGGTAGATGCAGGTGGTGGCAGTTCATTAAATTTTGAAAAATCTGGTGCTAAATTCACTGATATAGATGCAATGTTATTTACTCATTTGCACGTTGATCACAGTGCTGCTCTACCCGTTTATATCAAAGCGGGTTATTTTACGAATCCTACTCAAGCGCTTAATATCTATGGGCCCACAGGATCGGGGGACTTTCCAAGTACGACTACATGGATAAAAGGATTATTCGATAACAATCCAGCTCATGTTTACTCTTATTTAAACGACAACATCAACCAACAAAGATCAACCCAGTTTTTAGTAGATCCGCATAATGTTAAGCCAAAAAATACTGTGTGGCATGAAAACCTAAAAGATGGAATTAAGATTTCAGCTATTAACGTAAATCACGGCCCAGTACCTGCCCTAGCGTGGCGAATTGACTACAAACAGTGCTCAGTCACCTTTAGCGGTGACATGAGTGGCACCAGTGGTAACTTACCTAAACTCGCCTATAAAACGAATTTACTGGTTGCCAATAACGCCATTCCACATGCCGCTAGCCGCATTGCCAAACGCTTGCACATGACACCAGAAACTATTGGTAAACTAGCTAATGAATCCCACGCCAAACAACTAGCTCTTGCCCATTTTATGAATAGAACCATTAACAGAAAAAACGAGTCTGTTTCGTTCATTCAGAAGGAGTATTCTGGCAAGGTGTCTTTGGTACAAGAACTGAAGTTTATCGAGATTAAATAA
- a CDS encoding M61 family metallopeptidase, translating to MIHYRIFPSDPKAHLFSVEMSVNSPSPNIELCLPSWLPGSYMVRDFCRNIIGINALDGNGAPIELKQLDKQTWQVLGKPEQLIVRYQVYAWDLSVRSAHLDTTHGFFNGSSVFLAAKGYENSTHTVQIDKPFGDELKSWRLATSMTRTSGEHFEFGCFSAENYDELIDHPVEMGDFTSTTFEANGIPHDIVLTGKHSADLERLKIDLKAICEYQLNLFGAPAPFERYLFLTTVLGNGFGGLEHRASTALVCSRSDLPYQGMEKMNKGYRTYLSLCSHEYFHNWNIKRIKPAEFTPYHLDQESYTRQLWAYEGITSYYDDYLTYRSGCVDQATYLEMFSETFTRVYRGQGRFIQTLKDSSFNAWTKFYKQDENAANSIVSYYTKGALFALYLDLTIRKETENKHSLDDIMQQLWQQFGVTQQGTLDNSHQQLVEQLLDRDCSDIFAYLDSTDDIPLAPFMSEFGIELKVRASNGAKDTGGGDVKGNKIDFGARVKAEAFGLKVIVVANNSSAHQAGLSAGDLLIAADGLQVNVEFESLLQQKVIGSEVELHWFRRDELMTGNLPIQAARLDTVSLLVSDEEKAKSWLGKY from the coding sequence ATGATCCATTACCGTATTTTTCCTTCTGATCCTAAGGCTCATTTATTTTCAGTTGAAATGAGCGTCAACTCACCTTCACCCAACATAGAGTTATGTTTACCAAGCTGGTTACCGGGCAGTTATATGGTGAGGGACTTTTGTAGGAATATCATTGGAATCAATGCACTGGATGGGAATGGCGCTCCTATAGAGCTAAAACAGCTAGATAAACAAACATGGCAAGTATTAGGTAAACCTGAGCAACTCATTGTTCGATACCAAGTGTATGCGTGGGACTTATCGGTTCGCAGCGCCCATCTTGATACCACTCACGGTTTCTTTAACGGTAGTAGTGTATTCCTTGCCGCCAAAGGTTATGAGAACTCAACTCATACGGTACAAATCGACAAGCCTTTTGGTGATGAGTTAAAAAGTTGGCGACTTGCTACCAGTATGACTCGTACCTCCGGAGAGCATTTTGAATTTGGCTGTTTCAGCGCCGAAAATTATGACGAGTTGATCGATCACCCTGTGGAAATGGGTGATTTTACTTCAACAACTTTTGAAGCCAACGGTATTCCCCATGACATCGTTTTAACTGGTAAGCACAGTGCTGATTTAGAGCGATTAAAAATCGATTTAAAAGCGATTTGTGAGTACCAACTTAACTTGTTCGGCGCGCCTGCGCCATTTGAACGCTACTTATTTTTAACCACAGTATTAGGCAATGGTTTTGGCGGACTGGAACACAGAGCATCAACCGCTTTGGTGTGTTCTCGCAGCGACTTGCCATATCAAGGTATGGAGAAAATGAATAAGGGCTATCGCACTTATTTATCGCTTTGCAGCCACGAATACTTCCACAATTGGAATATAAAACGCATCAAGCCTGCCGAGTTTACGCCATATCACCTTGATCAAGAAAGCTACACTCGCCAGCTTTGGGCTTACGAAGGCATTACTTCATATTACGATGACTATCTAACCTATCGCTCTGGTTGTGTCGATCAAGCCACTTACCTTGAGATGTTCAGCGAAACCTTTACTCGCGTCTATCGTGGTCAAGGTCGATTTATTCAAACGCTCAAAGACTCAAGTTTTAACGCTTGGACCAAGTTCTATAAACAAGATGAAAATGCGGCTAACTCCATTGTGAGCTACTACACCAAAGGCGCATTATTCGCTTTGTATTTGGATTTAACCATCCGCAAGGAAACCGAAAATAAACACTCACTTGATGACATTATGCAACAACTTTGGCAGCAATTTGGTGTTACCCAACAAGGTACGCTTGATAACAGCCACCAGCAATTAGTCGAGCAACTATTAGACCGAGATTGTAGTGATATTTTTGCTTATTTAGATTCAACGGATGACATTCCTCTAGCCCCATTTATGTCTGAATTTGGCATTGAGTTGAAAGTCAGAGCATCTAATGGTGCTAAAGACACTGGTGGTGGCGACGTTAAAGGCAATAAAATTGACTTCGGTGCCAGAGTGAAAGCCGAAGCATTCGGTTTGAAAGTTATAGTCGTTGCTAACAATAGCTCCGCCCATCAAGCAGGCTTGAGTGCTGGAGATTTATTAATTGCCGCTGATGGTCTGCAAGTTAATGTTGAATTTGAAAGCTTGTTGCAACAGAAAGTCATTGGTTCAGAGGTCGAACTGCATTGGTTTAGACGTGATGAGCTAATGACAGGGAATTTACCCATTCAAGCTGCAAGATTAGATACGGTTTCTTTATTAGTTAGTGACGAAGAAAAAGCGAAATCATGGCTTGGGAAATATTAG
- a CDS encoding formylglycine-generating enzyme family protein, translating into MNISKIKTLAGITSVVALVGSFSAISAVFNDKDMVTVPAGEFTRGCTRSESYECMPEALPAKKIFVSGFKIDKYLVTFRRYNECLASGACTDLFFGSGCDSGMPWNKDHPVNCVTYHQAEAFCKWDGNKRLPTEAEWEKAARGTDKRNYPWGNQAPSCELATMSAKTKPGKMLPGCGMGTSNPVNSKPKGVSPYGAFDMVGNEWEWTSDWYDPEYYKKSPTKDPKGPKQSTGFKSVKGASWLMREAVGMDISVRTPYAPEGQGYIVSFRCAKSL; encoded by the coding sequence ATGAATATTTCAAAAATAAAAACACTGGCAGGCATCACATCCGTAGTGGCTTTAGTCGGTTCATTTTCGGCGATATCAGCGGTATTTAATGATAAAGATATGGTGACTGTTCCTGCTGGCGAGTTTACTCGGGGTTGTACCCGCTCTGAATCTTATGAGTGTATGCCTGAAGCCTTACCTGCGAAAAAAATCTTTGTCAGTGGTTTTAAAATTGATAAATACCTAGTGACTTTTCGACGTTATAACGAATGTTTAGCAAGCGGAGCGTGTACCGACTTATTTTTCGGAAGTGGCTGTGATTCTGGAATGCCATGGAATAAAGATCACCCTGTAAATTGTGTTACCTATCATCAGGCTGAGGCTTTTTGTAAATGGGATGGAAATAAGCGCCTGCCTACTGAAGCTGAGTGGGAAAAAGCGGCAAGAGGAACGGATAAACGTAATTACCCTTGGGGAAACCAAGCACCAAGCTGTGAGCTTGCAACCATGAGTGCCAAAACTAAGCCTGGAAAAATGTTACCGGGTTGTGGCATGGGCACTTCTAACCCTGTAAATAGTAAACCTAAAGGTGTATCACCATATGGTGCCTTTGATATGGTGGGTAACGAATGGGAATGGACGAGTGATTGGTACGATCCTGAGTACTATAAAAAGTCGCCTACCAAAGATCCGAAAGGGCCAAAACAGAGTACGGGCTTTAAATCGGTAAAAGGCGCAAGCTGGTTAATGCGTGAAGCGGTTGGAATGGATATTTCAGTCAGAACACCTTACGCACCAGAAGGACAGGGATATATTGTCAGCTTTCGCTGCGCAAAGAGCTTATAA
- a CDS encoding formylglycine-generating enzyme family protein: MKALYLTPTILFAALVCFNSSAEPKKDYGEMVKIPAGEFTMGCSPDNDDICYYLTDETKHKVYLDAYKIDKYEVTYARYQKCIDAGKCTALSMGGAMNYGRKGVEHFPVNGITWHQAKAFCEFEGKRLPTEAEWEKAARGTDSRKFPWGNQNPDCSLAVMDSEYGGNLGCGTGNVMNVGSKPAGVSPYGAMDMAGNVWEWTADWYGERYYEHSPKKNPKGPKSGIYKTTRGSDFFSRAGYELRTTSRFPYYPENISPAIGARCAKSE, from the coding sequence ATGAAAGCTTTATACCTCACTCCCACTATCTTGTTTGCAGCTTTAGTCTGTTTTAACTCTTCAGCGGAACCTAAAAAAGACTATGGTGAAATGGTCAAAATCCCTGCCGGTGAATTCACCATGGGATGCTCCCCAGACAATGATGATATTTGTTATTACCTCACTGACGAAACTAAGCACAAAGTTTATTTAGACGCATATAAGATTGATAAATATGAAGTGACTTATGCTCGTTATCAAAAATGTATTGATGCTGGAAAATGTACCGCTTTATCTATGGGCGGAGCGATGAATTACGGTAGAAAAGGCGTCGAACACTTTCCCGTTAACGGCATAACTTGGCATCAAGCGAAGGCTTTTTGCGAATTTGAAGGCAAAAGGCTCCCAACTGAGGCTGAATGGGAAAAAGCAGCTCGTGGAACCGATAGCCGTAAGTTCCCGTGGGGAAATCAAAATCCTGATTGTAGCCTAGCTGTGATGGATTCTGAATACGGCGGAAATTTGGGTTGTGGTACCGGCAATGTTATGAATGTTGGCTCAAAGCCAGCGGGTGTTTCACCTTATGGTGCGATGGATATGGCAGGAAACGTTTGGGAGTGGACTGCGGATTGGTATGGCGAAAGATACTATGAACATAGTCCCAAAAAGAACCCCAAAGGTCCAAAGTCAGGTATTTACAAAACGACAAGAGGCAGCGATTTTTTCTCTCGGGCGGGTTATGAGCTTCGAACTACTAGCCGTTTTCCCTATTATCCTGAAAACATCAGCCCTGCCATTGGCGCGCGCTGTGCTAAGTCTGAATAA
- a CDS encoding alpha/beta hydrolase-fold protein — protein MRLFTLIFLLFVITATSAKEKVTIGDNLTVYSKIIGEDRPISVFIPKGVDKDDSLYVIYLLDSQHHFHTVTGIVQSLADYEQIPKTMVVGIETTNRPRDNFPAIDGEPKTPFQKFKHSKWPDEGQAKFIKFLGDELFPYIDDKYPTYPHRTLIGHSNAGTFALSALFKSPELFQNYLAISANGWWSHDETEQNAKSLADKKRKNKRLFISVAGEGGLFYTGTLNLLSHMETHKPANLAFKYKQYPNHTHMSGILPAVTDGLGFLYSDYHFKITPALAKYSSVSALKDYYSDLSKQYGFKVPVPVDTYVTLAELQQKNERKQEAIITLKQFVTDYPKHSYSHMKLAQGYALLNQHEKSLNSYLQGLKVAKEQKLSADIIDAFQDMVEKAQAKLKANTKQL, from the coding sequence ATGCGCTTATTTACACTGATATTTTTGCTTTTTGTGATAACGGCTACTTCGGCTAAGGAAAAAGTGACGATTGGAGATAACCTCACTGTATACTCCAAAATTATTGGCGAAGATAGACCCATATCAGTATTTATTCCCAAAGGCGTAGATAAAGATGATTCCCTTTACGTCATCTATTTACTCGATAGCCAACATCACTTTCATACAGTAACGGGCATAGTGCAGTCTTTAGCGGATTATGAGCAAATCCCAAAAACTATGGTTGTTGGAATTGAGACCACAAATCGTCCTCGTGATAACTTTCCTGCCATTGATGGTGAGCCTAAAACCCCATTTCAAAAGTTTAAGCATTCAAAATGGCCTGATGAAGGGCAAGCTAAATTTATTAAATTCCTTGGAGATGAGCTCTTTCCTTATATTGATGATAAATACCCAACCTATCCACACAGAACTCTTATCGGTCACTCAAATGCTGGTACATTCGCACTTTCTGCATTATTTAAGTCCCCTGAATTGTTCCAAAACTATCTAGCGATTAGTGCCAACGGTTGGTGGAGTCATGATGAAACAGAGCAAAACGCTAAATCTCTGGCCGATAAAAAGCGTAAAAACAAACGGCTATTTATCTCAGTTGCGGGTGAAGGCGGTCTTTTTTATACAGGCACATTGAACCTACTTTCTCATATGGAAACACACAAACCTGCTAATTTGGCTTTCAAATATAAGCAATACCCAAATCACACTCACATGAGTGGTATCTTACCTGCTGTAACAGATGGCCTAGGATTTTTATATTCTGACTACCACTTTAAAATCACACCCGCGCTTGCCAAGTATTCGAGCGTGTCAGCCCTTAAAGATTACTACTCTGATTTATCCAAACAGTATGGCTTTAAAGTCCCTGTTCCTGTTGATACTTATGTCACTCTTGCAGAATTGCAGCAAAAAAATGAACGAAAACAAGAAGCCATTATCACGCTAAAGCAGTTTGTTACTGACTATCCAAAGCATTCCTATTCACATATGAAATTAGCTCAAGGCTATGCCTTATTAAATCAACATGAAAAGTCGCTGAACAGCTATTTACAAGGGCTTAAAGTGGCGAAGGAACAAAAGCTCAGTGCAGATATTATCGACGCCTTTCAAGATATGGTTGAGAAAGCACAAGCGAAATTAAAAGCAAATACTAAGCAGCTGTAG
- a CDS encoding cobyric acid synthase, giving the protein MSKALMVQGTTSDAGKSTLVAGLCRVLARQDVKVAPFKPQNMALNSAVTEDGGEIGRAQALQAIAANQSPRIDFNPILLKPSSDKTAQVIVQGKALTTLEAKDFWGKKGLQYKTKAMEAVLDSYGRLQQEFDAIIIEGAGSPAEINLREGDIANMGFAEAADCPVIIIADIDKGGVFAHLVGTLELLSESEQARVKGFVINRFRGEISLLQSGLDWLEQRTGKPVLGVLPYLDDLHLDAEDAIPLNPIAKTQTKLKVVVLVCPRISNHTDFEPLRLHSDIEFQYVRLSDDPANVQADLLILPGTKNVIEDLQALKASKWSEAIQKHLRYGGKVIGICGGYQMLGESISDPYEVETQKGEENGLGYLPIVTQLQPEKHLKNVSGHLLMGDKTVEVKGYEIHCGASSYSQNCQPVVKLSDGVNTQLDGVISSNGQILGTYLHGLFDQPQALKTIIEWAGLSSNIELDIEQIREQQLNRIADTIEEYCDMEKIQQVMKSSID; this is encoded by the coding sequence ATGTCAAAAGCCTTGATGGTACAAGGAACCACCTCAGATGCTGGAAAAAGTACACTGGTTGCGGGGCTTTGCCGAGTTCTAGCTCGACAAGACGTTAAAGTTGCTCCATTCAAACCACAAAATATGGCTTTAAACAGTGCTGTAACAGAAGATGGTGGTGAAATCGGGCGGGCACAAGCTTTACAAGCCATTGCGGCTAATCAGTCACCACGCATAGACTTTAATCCGATTTTACTCAAACCCAGTTCGGATAAAACTGCGCAAGTTATTGTTCAAGGCAAAGCACTCACTACGCTAGAAGCGAAAGACTTTTGGGGTAAAAAAGGGCTGCAATATAAAACCAAGGCAATGGAAGCTGTATTGGATTCATACGGGCGATTACAACAAGAGTTCGATGCCATCATTATTGAAGGCGCAGGCAGTCCTGCTGAAATCAATCTACGTGAAGGTGATATCGCCAATATGGGATTTGCAGAAGCCGCTGACTGTCCTGTGATCATCATTGCTGATATTGATAAAGGTGGTGTGTTTGCGCACTTGGTGGGAACACTAGAACTGCTATCAGAATCAGAACAGGCGAGAGTGAAAGGTTTTGTCATCAACCGCTTTCGTGGTGAAATCAGTTTATTGCAGTCTGGATTAGATTGGTTAGAGCAACGTACAGGTAAGCCTGTACTTGGTGTTTTGCCGTATTTGGATGATCTCCACCTTGATGCCGAAGACGCCATTCCATTAAATCCTATTGCAAAAACTCAAACTAAATTGAAAGTCGTGGTGTTGGTATGCCCGAGAATAAGCAATCATACCGATTTTGAACCATTACGATTACATTCTGATATTGAGTTTCAATACGTCAGATTGTCTGATGATCCTGCTAATGTTCAAGCAGATTTACTTATTCTCCCCGGAACTAAAAATGTCATTGAAGACTTGCAAGCATTGAAAGCGTCAAAATGGAGCGAGGCTATCCAAAAACATTTGCGGTATGGCGGTAAAGTCATTGGTATCTGTGGCGGTTATCAAATGCTTGGGGAAAGCATTTCAGATCCATATGAGGTCGAAACCCAAAAAGGTGAGGAAAATGGTTTAGGGTATTTACCGATTGTTACCCAACTTCAACCGGAAAAACACCTGAAAAATGTCAGTGGCCACTTGCTGATGGGGGATAAAACAGTAGAAGTAAAAGGTTATGAGATTCATTGTGGAGCTTCTAGCTACTCTCAAAATTGCCAACCTGTCGTAAAATTAAGTGATGGTGTTAACACTCAATTGGATGGTGTTATTTCTAGTAATGGGCAAATTTTAGGCACTTATCTTCACGGACTTTTTGATCAACCTCAGGCTTTGAAAACAATAATTGAGTGGGCTGGATTAAGCTCTAATATCGAATTAGATATCGAACAAATTCGCGAACAACAGCTGAATCGTATTGCTGATACTATTGAAGAGTATTGTGATATGGAGAAGATTCAGCAGGTGATGAAAAGCTCCATTGATTGA
- the xylA gene encoding xylose isomerase, with protein MTAYFDGIEKIQFEGADSNNPLSFKFYDAQKIIHGKTMAEHLRFAACYWHNFCWQGNDPFGAATLEREWFNGADPMQKALMKADAAFEFFSKLGVPYYCFHDTDIAPEGNNLKEYQNNFQHMVDVLEQKQAETGLKLLWGTANAFSHPRYMAGAATNPDPEVFAYAATQVFNAMGATQRLGGENYVLWGGREGYETLLNTDLRQEREQIGRFMQMVVEHKHKIGFKGTILIEPKPQEPTKHQYDYDTATVYGFLKQFGLEKEIKVNIEGNHATLSGHSFLHEVATATALGILGSIDANRGDPQLGWDTDQFPNSVEENTLVVYEILKAGGFTTGGFNFDTKLRRQSIDNADLFHGHIGAMDTLAKSLEKAVAMIENDFLSDAVERRYKGWNGELGSQIMSGELSLEELAKQAVNSNINPNPVSGNQELLENQVNQVLYK; from the coding sequence ATGACTGCTTATTTTGATGGTATAGAAAAAATTCAGTTTGAAGGTGCGGACTCAAATAATCCTTTGTCGTTCAAATTTTATGATGCACAAAAAATTATTCATGGCAAAACCATGGCAGAACATCTCCGTTTTGCTGCTTGCTATTGGCATAACTTCTGTTGGCAAGGCAATGATCCTTTTGGAGCCGCTACGTTAGAGAGAGAATGGTTTAATGGGGCTGACCCAATGCAAAAGGCACTGATGAAGGCCGATGCTGCTTTTGAGTTTTTCTCCAAGCTTGGTGTGCCTTATTACTGTTTCCATGATACCGATATAGCACCTGAAGGAAATAATTTAAAAGAATATCAGAATAACTTTCAACACATGGTTGATGTACTTGAACAGAAACAAGCTGAGACAGGTTTGAAACTCTTATGGGGAACGGCCAATGCTTTTTCCCATCCTAGATATATGGCGGGAGCAGCAACAAATCCCGATCCTGAAGTATTCGCCTATGCGGCAACGCAAGTATTCAATGCCATGGGAGCAACCCAGCGGTTAGGTGGTGAAAACTATGTATTGTGGGGCGGGCGAGAAGGTTATGAAACCTTGCTTAATACCGATTTACGCCAAGAGCGTGAGCAAATTGGTCGTTTTATGCAAATGGTGGTTGAGCACAAACATAAAATTGGTTTTAAAGGGACGATATTAATTGAACCTAAACCACAAGAACCTACAAAACATCAATACGACTATGACACTGCTACGGTCTATGGTTTCTTAAAACAATTTGGCTTAGAAAAAGAAATTAAAGTCAATATTGAAGGTAATCACGCAACCTTATCTGGTCACAGTTTTTTACACGAAGTTGCAACGGCAACGGCATTGGGTATTTTAGGATCAATTGATGCTAACCGTGGTGACCCTCAACTCGGCTGGGATACAGATCAGTTCCCTAACTCTGTCGAAGAAAACACTCTAGTGGTATATGAAATTTTAAAAGCTGGCGGCTTTACTACAGGCGGTTTTAACTTTGATACTAAACTCCGTCGTCAATCGATTGATAATGCAGATTTGTTTCATGGTCACATAGGCGCGATGGATACCCTTGCTAAATCACTGGAAAAAGCAGTAGCAATGATAGAGAACGACTTTTTATCTGATGCAGTAGAGAGACGTTATAAAGGCTGGAATGGTGAGTTGGGCAGCCAAATTATGAGTGGTGAATTATCGCTTGAAGAGTTAGCCAAGCAAGCGGTAAATTCAAACATCAATCCTAATCCAGTATCTGGTAATCAAGAGCTGCTTGAAAACCAAGTGAATCAGGTTTTGTATAAATGA
- a CDS encoding sugar porter family MFS transporter, with protein MTEFTPDILDTMNKSFSVIHLTIVVALGGLLFGYDTAVISGATEALQRFFNLSAAELGFGASSALIGCVLGAIIAGPCSSYMGRRGSLILAAILFLISAIGSAIPDQFWVFVFYRIVGGVGVGIASMVSPMYIAEISPPEKRGALVSCNQLAIVFGMLAVYFVNYGIALMGTEDWLNTTGWRYMFASETIPALLFLGLLFTVPETPRWLALKNRDDEARNLLSVLNKGQNIEPQWQDICSSIHVTSKTSIIASKMGWVLFIGIMLSILQQVTGINVFLYYAPTILKGFSSSSINLALLQTVLVGVVNLTFTIIAIFTVDKFGRRPLMMIGSFTMAVSMLVIGTAAYLNDIGGYLLVFVLLYIGAFALSLGPVVWVLLSEIFPNNIRSKALSIAVFAQWIANFAVSQTFPMLNDPHGSIYQTFNGGFPFWLYGAMGLFTVWFVYKWVPETKGKSLEQLESLWHKD; from the coding sequence ATGACAGAATTTACCCCTGATATTTTGGATACTATGAATAAATCTTTCAGCGTTATTCACCTCACCATAGTAGTGGCATTAGGCGGCTTATTATTTGGTTATGATACAGCTGTGATTTCAGGTGCAACTGAAGCTCTACAGCGCTTTTTTAACCTTTCAGCTGCAGAGCTTGGCTTTGGTGCATCATCAGCATTAATCGGTTGTGTGTTAGGCGCCATAATCGCTGGACCTTGTAGTAGCTATATGGGTAGACGTGGTTCTCTGATCTTGGCGGCGATCTTATTTCTTATCTCTGCTATCGGCTCTGCTATTCCTGATCAATTCTGGGTGTTCGTATTTTATCGAATCGTTGGCGGTGTGGGAGTCGGGATAGCGTCTATGGTCTCACCCATGTATATCGCTGAAATTTCACCACCAGAAAAGCGTGGTGCGTTAGTGTCTTGTAATCAGCTCGCTATAGTCTTTGGTATGTTAGCCGTCTATTTTGTCAATTACGGCATAGCCTTAATGGGTACTGAAGATTGGTTAAATACAACAGGATGGCGCTATATGTTTGCCTCTGAAACCATCCCTGCTCTTCTCTTTTTAGGCTTACTCTTTACCGTACCAGAAACCCCTCGTTGGTTAGCATTAAAAAATCGTGATGACGAAGCTCGTAACCTGCTCTCAGTTCTAAACAAAGGCCAAAACATCGAGCCTCAGTGGCAAGATATTTGTTCATCCATTCATGTGACATCTAAAACCAGTATTATCGCTTCAAAAATGGGCTGGGTACTTTTTATCGGAATTATGCTGAGTATTTTGCAGCAAGTAACAGGAATTAATGTCTTCCTCTATTATGCTCCAACCATTTTAAAAGGCTTTAGCAGCTCTAGTATTAACCTTGCTCTATTACAAACCGTATTAGTAGGCGTTGTGAATTTAACCTTTACTATCATCGCCATTTTTACCGTAGATAAATTTGGTCGTCGACCATTGATGATGATTGGCTCTTTTACAATGGCAGTGAGTATGCTTGTAATTGGCACCGCAGCTTATCTTAACGACATAGGTGGTTACCTACTGGTTTTTGTCTTGCTTTATATCGGCGCATTCGCGCTTTCTTTAGGACCTGTTGTTTGGGTGCTGCTTTCTGAAATTTTCCCGAATAACATTCGTTCGAAAGCCTTGTCTATTGCTGTTTTTGCCCAATGGATTGCCAACTTTGCCGTTTCTCAAACCTTCCCAATGCTCAATGATCCTCACGGGAGTATTTACCAAACCTTCAATGGTGGATTTCCATTTTGGCTTTACGGCGCAATGGGATTATTTACCGTTTGGTTTGTTTATAAATGGGTACCAGAAACGAAAGGAAAAAGCTTAGAGCAGTTAGAATCACTCTGGCACAAAGATTAA